In Rhopalosiphum padi isolate XX-2018 chromosome 3, ASM2088224v1, whole genome shotgun sequence, the genomic stretch tattttaaaattaaaacaatattaatgccCCTGCAAACGAAGGAGTTGTGTTTAGACAATGTAAATTgcttaattatagttattattttatttggtatttatttgaattttaaattaatggatATTCAACACtaatttgtttaatgtatatgtatttaccaTATCATAACACAAGGTACTAAagctataattagtataatatttatattttaaagtgtaaTTTTTTAAGAAGATATTTAAAGGTTATctcaagtttaaaaaaagttacattgaataaaattattattttgcatttaaaaaacaCTTAACTCCctccataatttaaaattttctttggTGTGCACACCTAACCATGTTTATATAAGTACACACGTaatgttaacttatttttttttcacatttgttCACTACTAAAAGCTTTGATAATCATCATATATTAGTTTCTTAGCCattttaaatgcaaatataaaGTGGTACAGTATTGAAAaacgtgtaaaaatattaattttcatattttaacacAAGTAGTAACgagttgattataatatgtaactaacaATTGATTCactgcgtaataataataactataatattaataaataacaactaaaaCACGATGCCAGCGATAATTTTTAGCGTTTAAAGTATTTTGCATAGATTGAATTGAATTTTGAAATGTCAACAATTATAGTATTCGATTGATATAGTTTATGTCGCTACtcgttataaatttttaaatgtagtatattatgttaataatctgtaatcgttttaaatattatgtattaacgcttggttttaagtataaacattttaagttttgcATTCGTATTACTGTATTACCCCGTGTGCCGAAGTGCtgctaaaaataaatctttatgaACAAATACCGTTTAAGTGGATTAACGGCTTATTGGtggaaatgaaaaatttaagagCTATATATCATTTGTAATGGTAGAATGAATAattcgattttgtttttatttttctacgttgatgacatatattttatttaatacttatcgCGGGGCACTTAGCTAATGAGCCAAAAAATCATAGAACGCCAAAGGAAGTGAAATCACATCTGTATACCTATGTATGATAAGTTTAAGGTCGGCGAAGATCCGAGCGGATTAAGTGGAGTATTCATTTCCTGGAACCCGTGAATGGTTCAGAGTGATGTgatatagaacataataatatgatcgaaTAAACCGTGAAGTTAAAATCACGAAGTAtcggtatatacctatatagattcTATACGATATTAATTGATTAGGTCTtggtaacaatactattatatcattaattgtacataattaaatagGATTATATCTAAATGATGAATATGTGAACAACAACAAATgaactaacaatataatataattaacattgatTAATCAATTATCGTAATTACCCATTCTTCCATCGTACCTAACTTGGTTGCGCCGTTACATTAagcctatattataaattaatgttatgatTTCTGTAAATAATCAtcgttaatatactataataggtttaaaaataaatttaaagcgttgagatttaaaatgattatttagttatttagattgaataaaaaatgttatatgccAGTAATTTATATAAGACTAATGTAAGTGatagtagtataataaaaaaatagttttcaaatcAGTTTTATAAATCGATTTCAGGAAAAATGACTATTAAAACTAGTTTTGCCAGTTTGGTTGTCattcaaaaactttaaatttttctaaaattagtttgacaaataaatttttttaaattgtttcaaaacgttttaaaaGCCGATAAAAATAGCGTGTTACTAATTTGGTCTAAAAATACTTAGGTAggaaaacaatgaaaaaattgatttttaaaagttttaaaacctttaattattttgttataatattttatatttaataaatatgaaaaattaaaataaactaaaatactcTATACGttaaattgaaacttaaatacaataaagataataaaaatacgatattaccatcaacaatattattgattgaataaaattcatAGTGTAATTCACAGTGTGTCGTTAGAATTTTTATGTACTTCGTTGataacgtattttattatgttgcatacttaatgattaaaaaaacaatttcacaaTAATTCGTTTTAGAATAGTTGGATAGGTGCAAAGTGTCGTATAGCCaggtcatattatataaattttaaaaccgttttagtaaattaatttaataaatcggTTTTTGGGAAAAtgtttttagattctaagcggagcaatgaatgtataattttacaattatgggactgtatttttttttaacattttgaagCAAAAACATTGTTCTATTATTTCTGGAATAAAATAGATTTGtggtactattattttttataatatcatcgtaaacgtatttttattattctattgtatGGTGTGCACAAATTGTcactatactaaatattattgaaccACGTACGCAAATCTTCACTTGCTTAACCTAACATCCattatattttggtattatatgtatagtaaccTGTATGTGTGTGCTATTATTTCCATTTTATGATAGAAACCACTTTGATAGTGTGGTCTCTACTACCGTAATAGTTAAAGCGTGAGTACTTActttaattttacctttttctgtgttgatttatttaacttattatttaagctTACTGTCATAACCAGCGacgcacataaatattatttaaaattataattaatatcttttGAGTCAAAAGTGTTAcgagtattatactaatatatgtatgtatacactatatatattatatcaatataacacaatatcataataaattatttatatatattttagttatacaaAACAAGCATTCAAATGTCTGTGTTACCAttttatttcatagttttaagtaaacacacactcacacaatTATATCCGTTATACATTTACAACCAACGGGGTGAGTGGGAGGGGCTGTATATTTTTGCTCGGTGatcatattcaattaatttgtattcagtTGCTACACTATTACTGCATGTATTACTGCAATTACacatgtataaaacattaaactcGTACATCACATGTATTATACGAAAGTCGACCAGTAACTGATGAGAGTAGTGTGCGCGAAATACTAATAAGGTGACTGGCGTGTGGACATACGAAAATCGACCAGTAACGTCGAAAAAAACGACGCAAGAAAAATGCGCTTAATTGAACTGTTCTCGTCACAAAAGgaacatattaatattggttCGACGAACAAATTTTGCACGAATAGacgaagtaaaataataaataaaataacattgtcgtttaaaatttgtttaatttgtttattagaaATACGAGATAAAATCGATAGCTATACGCatcatacgataatattattgcacaATTCGGATTAATTTTTGCGGTTGATTCGGTCGGATGACGATGTAGCCCAATCACAACAGACGCGGTGATGGCCATTTTAGACGTGGTGATCGTCCGCGGTGATCATCAACATCGATAtaccgttttattttttatatatatattatattacgtaataGCTGCGGACTTCGGTCATCACGAGGTGTGCTACATAGGTGCACAGGTACGTAAATCGACGTACGCCATCTAGCGGGTGTTCCGGTCGAAAGTGTCACGCCTGCAGCGGTTCGGGCGTACCGACTGGCCGCAATCGGGGGCGGCGGACCTCGCCCTGGACGGGCGGTCGCACGGCGCCGACGACGAAGTGCTGTTCATGTTGAACGAATCGTTGAGACCGAACGGCCGGGAATGGCGGTCGGACGACGACCAACGGGACAGCCTGGACGAGTCGGCTGACGTGTCCCGCGAACCGCGGAACTCGTCGTACGCGGGACTCAAGATGCCCATCGGTTGCGAGCCGATCGAGCTCCGGTTGTCCATCATCCGGCGCCAGCGTTCGGGCGTCGCGTTATCGGTCGTCTCGTCGATGCGCACGTACGGTTGTCCGGGCACGGCCATGGACCGCGGCGCCACCATGTCAAAGTTGAGCTGGTTGTCGAGGAACGCGTTGATCGCGCTGTCGTCGTTGGTGTTGTTCAGCCGGCCGCAGGACAACGACCGGTTGCGCGGCGCCGTCGGAGGTCGCACGGGCGACAGCCCCGGAAACCCGTCCAGCCGGATGGTGCCGGTTATCGCGAACGAACCGGACacgttgccgccgccgccgccgcagttgGGCGCCGCCTGAACGTTGCACGAGCTCCGCTGTGTGCTGTGGAGCGCGGGACACGGCTGCGGCGCCTCGCACGGCTGCGGCGCGGCACACGGCTGCTGCACGACGCACGGTTGCTGCACGTCGTAAGTGTCGCGGCGTGCCGGCTGCACGGTGTACGTGCCCCGCCGGGAATTTTGATCGCCACACGGCGGCGGCTGCACGTCGTAAGTACCGCGGCGGTCAGCCGGAGCGCAGGCGGGTGCGCACGGCCGTGCAGGCGGAGCGTCGCAAGCGCCACGCCGAGGAATTCGCCGCTGCGTTTGGTCGGCTCGGCAGGGCACGGGAAGTCTGGAACCGGTGTACAGGTCTACCGGCCGGTCCTGTCTCCTGGGCTGTTCGGGTTGGCACGGACAGGGCACCGGTATCCTGGAGGGCCGCGTTTGCTGTGCGGGTTGCGCGAGGTTCGAGTCCCGAAACGCCAACCGCAGCGGCGGCAATCGGGCGTCGTCCCGGTCCCCCCAATTCGGCTGACGTCCGTTGTTCGCCCGTCGACGGTTCTGCTGCGGCGGATTTCTGCCGCACTGATTGTTCCGCCCGGCGTTACAGTTATCGTTTCCGGCGCTGCATCGTATCCGACTGTTATACTGTCCGCCTAAATCGTCGCGATACCTTTCCGGGGTATTTGACGGGTCCGTTTGTACGAGTCCGCGGCATATTTCGTTCGTCACGTTTATTGTTGGCTCGTCGATTTCCGGTTGGTTTTTTATTTCGCCAATTGTCATTTCTTTGCTTTGTGTAATAATAGTtaacgtatttatattatgatctttaaaatgtattgagtaAGTCTGTCTATTGTGATCTTAGTAATGAGTATTAATTATGCAGTGTTGTAATTTCTAAGTAAAGTGTTTGGTTTGTTGCGATGGAACGAATTTTGTACgtgttattcaatattaattgtgATTTAAGCCAACATTTAACAACAAatcaatattgtatagtttacaataataattatatttcaatatagcGTGTACTGTATTTCAAGATCTTATTAGTAAAGTAAACATTCAGACATGATATTATTAGTACTACAAAGACCGCGGTAGATAATGGTTTGTTGGAAAACATCGTTTTATTACATTTAGGTCATGTAATCATGTTAATGATGGATTGGTTttgattataaacatattatcttTGAGCAACAAAGATATAAACatcataatcaaaaatattaacttactttattaaaaaatatatggtgTACTTAAAGTACATCAATAGAATTATTTAGTGTTCatgaatacttaataaaatatgtattaagaaaattaattttcacgtCAAACCTTTGCAGTTTACTGTAATTTTAGTATCATAgccataatatacaatacaattattataattttattagttgtatttaatatttcggGAATATTTAGCGATTTTACTTCATAACTCGTTCTAGGGCATATTAGGGTGCATCTCATAACTTTCAAGTACGAACAACATAGATCGTTTTCCGAGGACTATGAGCCGAGGTTGATGAATCGTGGTAGGATGGACATCAGTTacccatttattttatatttgtagatTTTTTCACACTATGATGCTTTAAgactgttatttaaaatttatagtaggttattacacataatttatttggtgtttaaataggaatattatactaaaataaaacctAGACGAAATAGTCACGCAATGCCGTGATCGCTACAAgtctattgtaaaaaaatattatacaaaatggtACAACActtaaaaaatccaaaaatctaaataataaatgtatattatttgagcATGGGTTTATTTTGCAAATAAGGGTGTGGGAATTCTGAGGAGTATTATCTATCGGAATCATACTattcatcattatatttttataattattataataattttataatacgcctttgtttacaaaaagttataatgaaaattacaatatgctttaaattattaaattatttgtgtccATGTGTAAAATGTGTTATCCGGTTTCTGGATTTGTAAATGAGCTGTTGAATAATTtactcttattataataatatttttactcataCTAACATTTAAGCCGGCGTATGATTAGGCAATTTACCTCCATGTATAATTAACATAGACTTTTGTATGATAAGTAATAAGTtagattgataataattataaatagaatacaGTTACGGAATTTTacgtcaaaattaaataaaatatagcttatattctataaattaaattacaataattcagTTTTATAACTCTAGAATATGCCTTATTgagtaaatattgaatatattataagctatacGCCATACTTATAATGTATGGCAAAGTTAATCGCTAGTTTTATAgttaacat encodes the following:
- the LOC132923840 gene encoding uncharacterized protein LOC132923840, whose translation is MTIGEIKNQPEIDEPTINVTNEICRGLVQTDPSNTPERYRDDLGGQYNSRIRCSAGNDNCNAGRNNQCGRNPPQQNRRRANNGRQPNWGDRDDARLPPLRLAFRDSNLAQPAQQTRPSRIPVPCPCQPEQPRRQDRPVDLYTGSRLPVPCRADQTQRRIPRRGACDAPPARPCAPACAPADRRGTYDVQPPPCGDQNSRRGTYTVQPARRDTYDVQQPCVVQQPCAAPQPCEAPQPCPALHSTQRSSCNVQAAPNCGGGGGNVSGSFAITGTIRLDGFPGLSPVRPPTAPRNRSLSCGRLNNTNDDSAINAFLDNQLNFDMVAPRSMAVPGQPYVRIDETTDNATPERWRRMMDNRSSIGSQPMGILSPAYDEFRGSRDTSADSSRLSRWSSSDRHSRPFGLNDSFNMNSTSSSAPCDRPSRARSAAPDCGQSVRPNRCRRDTFDRNTR